Proteins encoded in a region of the Rutidosis leptorrhynchoides isolate AG116_Rl617_1_P2 chromosome 9, CSIRO_AGI_Rlap_v1, whole genome shotgun sequence genome:
- the LOC139868060 gene encoding uncharacterized protein codes for MDIQQSFTSVAYPQANGHVEVTNRDIVAGIKARLGKHRQGWVDELQHVLWAHRTTPKESMNETPFSLVYGTEEVILAEILVPTTCITAFDEHQNDEALRENLDALETPDEIPLRRPWHAFHLKKYHV; via the coding sequence ATGGACATTCAACAATCATTCACCTCCGTGGCATACCCACAGGCCAACGGACATGTTGAAGTCACCAACAGGGACATTGTTGCCGGAATAAAAGCCAGACTAGGTAAACATCGGCAGGGATGGGTAGACGAACTCCAACACGTACTATGGGCACACCGGACAACACCGAAAGAAAGTATGAACGAAACCCCGTTCAGCCTGGTATATGGCACCGAGGAGGTTATCCTGGCTGAGATACTTGTCCCGACTACATGTATCACGGCGTTCGATGAACACCAAAATGACGAAGCATTACGAGAAAACCTAGACGCCCTGGAAACCCCAGACGAAATCCCGTTACGACGCCCTTGGCACGCCTTCCATTTAAAGAAATACCATGTGTAA